In the Populus trichocarpa isolate Nisqually-1 chromosome 1, P.trichocarpa_v4.1, whole genome shotgun sequence genome, one interval contains:
- the LOC7490941 gene encoding ATP-dependent Clp protease ATP-binding subunit CLPT2, chloroplastic, translating into MAAICFTKLPNPSSTTAQQALNRQRHHHITQPNSLIVPPHSLNSFTSLPFSRKILTTRLSTHLPISATVLSSLPTAKPERLGSSGEKVPKWSWKAIKAFTMAELEARKLKFATTGTEALLLGILIEGTSVAAKYLWANGITVFKAREETIKVLGKADMYYFPPERPPLTDDAQKVLDWALDHKLKSGDSGGEVTTSDLLLGIWSEVECPGHKILAVLGFNDEKAKELEASSSGPGFIDG; encoded by the exons ATGGCAGCAATTTGTTTCACAAAGCTTCCAAATCCATCATCGACAACAGCCCAACAAGCGCTCAATCGTCAACGGCACCACCACATAACACAACCCAATTCTCTAATAGTACCTCCTCACTCTCTTAATTCCTTCACTTCATTACCATTTTCACGCAAAATCTTAACCACCCGCTTGTCCACCCACCTCCCCATCTCCGCCACTGTCCTCTCCAGCCTCCCTACTGc GAAGCCAGAGAGATTGGGTTCTTCCGGTGAGAAAGTTCCCAA GTGgtcatggaaggctataaaggCATTTACTATGGCTGAATTGGAAGCTAGGAAGCTCAAGTTTGCAACTACTGGCACTGAGGCTCTTCTTTTGGGTATCTTGATTGaag GGACTAGTGTAGCTGCGAAATACCTGTGGGCAAATGGAATCACTGTTTTCAAAGCACGTGAAGAAACTATCAAGGTGCTTGGCAAGGCTGACATGTACTATTTCCCTCCTGAGAGGCCTCCCTTGACTGATGATGCTCAAAAGGTCCTCGATTGGGCTCttgatcataaactaaaatCTG GTGATAGTGGTGGGGAAGTTACAACAAGTGATCTGCTTCTAGGCATTTGGTCAGAAGTGGAATGCCCCGGCCACAAGATACTGGCTGTCCTTGGCTTTAATGATGAGAAAGCTAAAGAACTGGAGGCTTCAAGTTCTGGACCTGGGTTTATAGATGGATGA